TAGTACTAGTACCCATGATATAGGAAGGAAGAAGTATTGAAGTTACAATTGAACATCAGTGCCAGTAGGCCTCGCAGCACTGTCTTCACCATGGCGGTAGAAATGTCTACCTTCAATCCTTCATGGTCGACTGTGTTTATATTTTAGCTCTGAACTACATTAAAGCTACACAGAAATACAGAGGTAAAATCTAACATATTGCGAGCTATATTTCGTCTGCTTTCCATTTGTATTACTTATTTACTGTGCTTAGTGTGCTCATGGTGTGCtgctacctccatgatcaaCCCGAATAACATAGACCATACGATAAAACAAACAGCAACGGTCCACACTACAGCACAGCGCACAGTAGTTTGTAGCACACACTAGACTGCTAGCAGTGACTAGGCGctccatgtgtgtgtgtgttgtgagTCACCAACCAAACCGCACGTCAACTTTTTGTTCAAGAAATTTGGAATACATAAATTAAGAGAAATCCTGTCTTACTCACCGAGTTTTGTCTCAACATTGTGATAGAAATGCTTCGTCTAACTGCGTAACTAACGTCACATTACGAAGTATCACTGCTTGAGAGTTATTCATTTGAAGGAACTCCGGAGATGTCCAAATTCTAGCGGCAGTCCACACTCAGAAACTAATCACAACTGATTGTTGTTGATTTCTACCCCTTCCTCTTCAAGACACGCGAGAGAAGTTGGGCCGCCTGCATGGACACTTTTAAACTATTGGTGGCGCTATActaaaaacttgtgaaaaaaataacattacatTGAGTTGAACATTTCAGTGAAATATTATGTCAATGGTGATGAGTAACTATATAGAGCATGCGATGCATGTTAAACACTGTGAGAGGACACTCAATTCCCGGTCGACCGTACTACTGCGAAGAAATTATTAACGTTGTTTTTACTCCGACCAGAAACAGGtaggttaaaaataaatatcatttGTTTCGTTTGGATGGCGGTTTTTGTACGACTACTTGTACCCCGTCCCTGTCTTTCGGTTTGTATGCTTGTGTTAATGATGCACGTACAATCagttaaccagttatgatatggTATACTTTTGGGGTTGTATGGAAAGTGACAGTGTAATGTAGGTAACACTGGCAGCTAGCGCTCAGGTATTAAACTCAAGCAAAAATATCAAAAGTAGACAAGTAGACAAAGTCACCGAACTGTGTTTTTTATAAGAATGtctttgtttactttgtttactTTGTCAATGTCAGTCAGAAACAGATTAATGTTATTTTAACAATGATTCACGTGTGTTCATTTCAGTTTTTAcagacaaaacagttgctgattAAGCCATGTCAAGTACTACAAAAGAAGCTCAGCTATCTGGGGAAGATTCAGTTGATATGGTAAGTTATTGAGACTTATGACAAATTTTGCAAACTAATTTTGCTTTTGATGTGTCAGTGTCACGTGTTGTTCACCAAtcattttattaataattattagtcTGATTTACTGAACAAAGATGAAAGAGAAGTGAATTTCCTGgaattttgaataataataataatgaagcaGAAAGGGAAAAGTTACTTTAATCAGAAGTGTTGTAAGCAGCACATCACACAAAAACAATTGAGGTGAAACAAaggtttttatatatttaaacttcctttttttactttcttttaatttttttaaaagctcatgttttttacaaaaacatgagCTTTGTTCTTGTATATGGACTAAAACATTCCAAAGGGCACCATTTCACTAGGAGCATGGAGGGAAATTATTCTGGAGCCgtcatgcacaaaataaaatgtcacaGAAACTAATAATTTTGCTTGAACAGTGGAAATTTGTCACAATTCACAGACTCTTCCTTAAACCTGTTCTATACGTCTTTCCATAATTTGTTGACAGGCTGACACTGAGGAGATTGATGTCGTCTCCATGGATACCAAGTCAGGTGATGAGGTCAAAGTTGAAGTCACTACTCCCGACCGTACCTCTCCCATCCCCCTGGCCGAGCCCCCAGGGGAGCCGGCCACACCCCAGGACACAGACCCACAGTGTTACTGTGATCAACCCAAGGCGGGACTGATGTTGAAATGTGACATGTGTAAGAGGATGTTTCACATGGGTAGGTACCGGGTATAAACTGGGGACCTGTTGGTGGGGTGGGGTAGGTACATGTACCAGGTATAAACTGGGGACCTGTAGGGTCCCTGGTGGGGTAGGTACATGTACCAGGTATAAACTGGGAACCTGTAGGGTCCCTGGTGGGGTGAAGGTACCCGGTTAGAAAGTCAATTCAAAAGCCAATGCAATGTTCTCTTTTCattgcagtggacactattggtaattactcaaaaataattattagcataaaatctcacttggtaacgagtaacggggagaagctagatggtattaaacattgtgagaaacggctccctctgaagtaacgtagttttcgagaaagaagtagtttttctcgattttgatttggagacctcagaattagattttgaggtctcgaaatcaagcatctgaaccgaaagcacacaacttcatttgaaaagggtgttttctctttcattatatctcgcaacttcgacgaccagttgagctcaattttcacaggtttgtaattttatgcaaatgttgagacttgagatacaccaagtgagaagatctggtctttgacaactaccaatagtgtccagtgtctttaacattggTCCGCTGGCCAATTGCTAGTTAAAACACAGAAGGACCAGTGCAAGTTCTGTGCAAGTAGTCCAACTGGCTAATTCAGTTCAGTGTTGAAACACGCTTGTAACAAAGTGGCAAACCTGACAGTCCAATGAATAGACAAGCTaattggtcctgctggctagatGCCACTGAAAAacttaagggcaaaccctgcaaTGGGACCTGTTGCCAAAAAGTTAGAtagtacaaacaaaagaggggCAATGGAAGGTCCTCCATTACAGGTGTTCGTGAGTAGAGAGGacctgagcccaattgcatGGCTATGCTTACCATTTATAAGCAAGGAATCGGCGCCTATCGAAGCAGAGAATTCCACATTTACCTCAAGCAAATATCactggttagcagggaatttttgctcgCAGAGTGcttttacattattttgaagGTCATTGGTTAAAGTCTTGCTTcaatcaatttgtctttgttcaaacccaaaattgtaCAGTCTGACATGATCTATATTTTCTCATCAGTGTATATAACTGTTCATGCTTCTCTGCACTTATAGTTTGTCTCAAGACGGGTAATCCAAGCATCTTAGATGGTGATATCTTCTATACACTGAGATGTGAAGGATGCAGTCACACGCATGAAGAAGTAGTGACTAGGATGAAGCTCACATGGTAAGCAAGATCGAGATTACGTTCATCCTTTGTTGGTGGCATTTtccccttaaaaaaataaaaaaagtagtgatcataatttgggaggctactcattgaaatatacatgtacagctcAGAAACTGAATTTTCAAGAAAGTGGCTCAGTGCGTTTGAGCATATGCAAGGTTGCCTTAGGCAGCCACCTTCAATGTGGGAAGCTGGTCTTTTATGCTCTACCACctaggctcctagtggataatACTCAGGCCcgcatccttatggactgtgaagggggttaccctgtttcagctccagAAGTAGGTGgaaacatgcccctggtggcagttgattttgGTCGATACGCCCAAATCAGtgaagtgtagccctcaccttgaagcggCCTTCTGGCCTTGTGATATTAGGCAATCTCtggtaataatttttgtttctatgCAAACAAACAttaccacggagcacagccattGATTGCAAGTGTTCAAGTTTTCCAGTGGTGTGAAAACTAATGGGGCCTGTAGAAAACCCCTCGTACCATAGCAGAGAACCAATGCGCAACTCTACTCACATTAAAGTCTTTCCACCTCTGCTTACGGTGTAACGTGGAAATCTGACCGCTGGAGATTCTGGCAGGTCTGGAGAAGGATGACTCaaaagtagtttgtacacagtttgccagaTGGGGGAACAGAATATCCAGGGGGACAGAATATCCTGCCACAACAGCACTGATTATAAGTGTCGGTCTTATAATcataatggtgtttttctttgttttgttcaggCAGCAGGTTGTTATCTTGGCACTGTATAATCTGAGTCTCAAGAAAAGTGGAAGAAAAGGATTTTTCCGCTGGAAAGAGGACATCTGTGAATTTATTTCCCAACATTGGACATTGATATTTGGCAACAGGTAGTTTTAAACCAATATGTTgctttaattaattatttgtttaaccaTACATCGATGAGTGGTAACCAACGTACACTTGATGCTTTACATACAAAGTCCATACAAAGTTCTGTTTCGTAGGTATCAATGACTGTAGTCAGTGCTTGGATGGGAGCCTTTTTCTTGTATTGGCATGGTTTGTTTGGGAGAAAGTTAAGCAATGTTGACTGTGGTCAGCTGTTTTATAATTAACATTCTAAAGAAGGAAGATAGTTGTAGCACTAATAAGTCTTTTGACACAAGTGTTTGAAAAAGACTAAATACATACAAAATGCCAAGCTTTTGTAGCAACAACTGTTCGATCAGATGAAATAAAGGAGACAAGCCAAGTGCTATATTATACAAGAAAATTACGGGAATGAATTAAATATCAAAGGCTTTATTAGAAGTGATTCTAAAACCACATAAAATTCTCCATGcaatatgatttttttcttcatcagtAAAGCCAAGACGCAGACGTGGCACGGCACAAGAAAATTACGGGAATGAATTCAATATCAAAGGCTTTATTAGAAGTGATTCTAAAACCACATAAATTTCTCCATGcaatatgatttttttctttatcaGTAAAGCCAAGACGCAGACGTGGCACGGCACAGTCGCTGGCGTCCTCTCCGTCAGTAACAAGACCCTCTTCAAGTCTGGGGTGACCGAGTTTGGAGAGGCCGGCTGGTGGGCATTGATGGAGACGAAACCCCCTGAGCTGAGACCTGAGATTCCTGGTGAGGACAACAGCACCTTAACGTTGTTCCAGATAGAAAGATATACAATgactgggccagtaaactcatgactgggccagtaaactcatgactgggccAGTAAACCTATGACCGTACAAGTCCGGCagtcttgtgtattttttttgtataataacacctcactgcatttttaatttgaactgTTAAATACAAAAGCTTTTAATTTCTTTGAGTACTGAAGAATTTTCCTTAAGAaaaaatgagataaatctttTCTTGGTGCTTGTTGCAAAAACAGCTATTCTATCCTCCAATAAGAATTGCAGTTTGTtaatcatttgtttttatctgtaCCCTTCCTGCCAAAGTCGTGTCATTTAAATTGATTTGCTTTTGATGTACTTTTATATGATGATCAACTGTTCAggaaccaatttcatggctctgcttaccgctgagttctgcgcttacgatcacgattccccgcttacgtgcaagcgccgaattgcggcgctagccttgtaagtgtagaatgcctagtaagaTGGAGTTCGCAcatgcagaagccaaaatttgctgctaacccgtgaaagaTGCAtgccgtaagcgcagaattatCTGCTTCCGTAATCACAGAATCcgtgcttacggtaaacagagccaagaaattgggccctgactggGTCAAACTCGTAaaagattaaataaaattttctttaaaaaaaaacttttctggGCTAGTTTTATGGGGTACACTATATCAAAAGTTTGAGTCAtattgaactgacaaatttagAATTACTTTGCTCTCTCACTATTTCACCCTTTTTGTGGATGGACTTTTCCAGCTGGTTTCGGCAAGCAGTTTGGAGGAGGTAGGAAGGCTAAGGTGCCATTTGAACCTACCATTAAAGTGGAGGGGTTGAGGAACAGGAAGAGGGGCACGTCGGTGGAGTCTGCGATTGAGTTGAAAGAGAAGCGATCCAGAACACAGGTGATctatattattatcataatttattattaatattgttattattattttaattttttattgtgttATTCAGCCATCACAAACCAGAACAACAATACAAAACGGTTCTTCCAGACGGGCTTGGAGCAACAAAAGTCCTGCcacatgtaggcctatcccGCTTGAATCTTTGGTACCGCTCCACCTCAGCCCGTCTTTTCATTGATGCTGCTTTGAGTTCGGTGGTATCACAACCTGACCATTCTTGGATGTTGTCTAATatagtaataaaaataatagtaaaaacTTGTAATGAGCACGTATCCATCCTGCTGGGTGTTAaaggtgcagtaaaaccaaagacaaaataaaacagacactacaaaattagtccttgaaaacctgtgataAAAGATAAAGTTTTaagaattttgtggtacaaagaaaAGTTCTAagagtggtagagagttccagatgcgtggctaCCCAGTTTCGAGTGAGGAGCTCGATTATGTTGGATTTGTGTATTGAATGTTTCTTCATTATTTGATTGCAGGAAGCTAAAGACATCCGCAAGGCCAAGCAGGCAACTGCAAGTGAAGAACAAATCAAGAAAGTAAAGCCTCAACGAGAGATTGACCTGGATGATAGTAGTATGGACAGCTTTGGCAGTGAGGTATGTCAACACCTGGATGAGAAAAGAAACCTCTTTTATGCTAAGCGCTCAGTGACTGGTTTGATTTTCAGATGTTGGGCGTATATAAATCCTGCttatcagttttttttattatttttaagcaACTTGCACCAGGGAATCTGTCACAATCAATGAACATGTACATCACTTGCCACcaattgccacctactcctagggctgtaTGAAACGGGGTTTGATCCGACGGTCCGTAACGATGCagtcatgggtatcatccactaggagactTGCTGATAGAGCAGAACGCACTACCTTTATATGACATTCAagactttttacaaagcaattattttatagtgtcttgctcaaagatTACAAGTGTCAttaccaggatttgaacccacactctactgctgATAATAGCTTAGGACtggtgaactacatgtagactGTGTTTTGGTTGCTTCTTCTTACTTCTACTTTGTTTTTTCAAGCTGtagatttgtttctgttttgttgtAGAGTTTTGGTCTACCTCCATCCGTTCCCGATTCACCGTCTGTCCTGAGCCTGTTGGGAGGCGATAACAGCTCTGACTTTCTTCTTTCTAACCTCCTCAACGAGAGTGATCTTACTCCAGCCGGTAAGAGTCTAGTATCTTGACTTATTGTTATTGTAGATCAATCAGGATAGTGTAGTGATGTATAGTATTATGTTGTAGACGTTACATACTGAAATAATAAAGTCACTCAAGCGTGTCAGTGGCTGGACTGTGCGAGCGGGCCAGCCACGAGGCAGTCTTGAGTCGGCTGCTACCCTTGTAAGACGTTCATCCTCTACACCTTTATTCAGCCGAGACTCAGGGCCAAACCCATAGCCAAGCCCTATACTACAATAGTCTGAATACAAGAACTTGGCActtttttctcctgaagacaagcagagtatactgttaaaaaaattgaGACTAAAGCacctcttttcagagccaacactccctcaaaagagaattaatgcatggttgtacccgcaagtttactatttatttatagtttatacTTATCCTTCACACTGTGCAAAGCTTTAAACATCACTTCTTAACTTcttatttgtgtagatcaatCAGGAAAGTCTGAACACGATCCTTCATCAGGGCATGAATAACCCACTGGTCTACTGGCCAGGGTAATTTTAGCATTTGGCCAGTGGCCCTATGCGTGTACCAAGTATTTTCGATAAGGTCTGTTGCCACTTTCATTACAATTAGCGCCCTCATAGGGTTGATACATGTAATCCGTCATCTTCCAATAAGACGAGTAAGTTATAACAAGTGAGCCTTTATTATTTCGATATCAACATCAAACCCATGCGGAATCTCACCATTGCCGTTCTAACCTTCTCTACAGAGACTATCCCTAGCGCACTGATGGCCGGCGACGAAGAGGATTTCGTTCCTCCATCAAAAGGCATCCCTCTCTTTAGGATTCCGACCCCAGTCCTTGGGAGCCAGTGTAGCAACAGCTCCTCGTGTCATGAGAAAGAGGGCGACAACGAGAAGGAGAGTGCTAAAACTGTAATGGGTGACACCAGGGCGGAAACggttacaaaggtcatgacccgCAGGTCAAAGGTTATTGAGGCCGTTGCGGATGATAAGCCAGAGGAAGGACCAAAGTAAGTTGAATATATTgatcagggcacaatttcatagagctgcttaaaggaacattacagaatcgtTTTTGCTAacgaaacagttgctggcagtgtaagcactttatgtaatccatcatatacataaactgacaaacctgtagaagtttgagatcggtcggccatctgggtcacaagagaatagtgaaaaaccgattacaaattttgcattgcatcgatgccaaaacaaaaatgaataaaacgctcactgagtgataaactccaaacgctaagttggattatttatttctcatcaaatatgacatttcagacataaatatttcaagggatgttttcaactatcatcattagaccgtgtaagttttatgtaaatctgtgatcttcacgatttttgtttcttaccatttgtgtaacattcctttaacgttgagcaagttttttgtgctaactgtagAACAAAAAAGCGTGTTTCGTGAAATGTATTGTGttgtcattcatttttgtgcagtaagcactggaaggttagcatgcctttttcgtgtgcttacggttagcagcgctatgaaatggaaatcttaCAATGAGCACAAAATTTGACccaaagcagctttatgaaattgggcccttgttgtCACCGGGGTACCAAATTCAAAACCAACGCTGATCAAAGTTTGTCTTCAATATAAGTAAACAAATCAGCAGGGAGAACTATTCTTAAAATAAAGTTGGGGATTTTTTTAGGATTAGGAACCTTAACAAACTGTAGAGGTTTTGGTAAACACCCTCACAAACCAATAACAAGGCAGGTTatgaatattgtttttttacactaaAGAGTATGTAATGTTAGCAACACACCACTCACTCAATGATATgtcgccctctattgacagcTGCACCACTTTATAATACAGCCTTTGCCAGTGTGTTTTTTGGCGGGAAGAGGTATGTCAGCTTTAAAAAAGCTTGCAGCTTGTGGCCCAATTTTCATAATTAAGGTCTATGTGACACTGTCATCAAATCAGGCAGTTGCATTTTTATCGAAGGCTAAATGAGGACACAACATTCATGATCAGAAGTAGTCAGTTGGAAAGAGATGAACAGAGAGAGAAAGAgacagaaagcacacagaaaaaaaagcaaGGGATGATCAAAGGATGAACAATGAAGGATAAATTTAATGGTGGGGTGGGGGTAGAGTGAAGCAACTggtcaaaggcagtggacactattggtaattactcaaaataataattagcataaaaccttacttggtaacgagtaatggggagaggttgatagtataaaacattgtgagaaacggctccctctgaagtggagtagtttttcagaaagaagttattttccatgaaattgattttgagacctctcagaattagattttgaggtttcgaaatcaagcatcggaaagcacacaacttcgtgtgacaagggtgctttttctttcattattatctcgcaacttcgacgaccacttgagctcaaatttacacaggtttattattttatgcatatatgtgagaagactggtttttgacaattaccaatagtgtccattgttttTAACCACAAGAGGTTTATAgaaacacaaaagacaaactAAAAACCTGGGAAGAGAGGGCGAAAAGAAGAATTAATAAATCAATCGCAGGAACCATCTCTCTGCCCTGCAGTAACCAATTTACTCCTGGGtgtagagaagcaattacatCTCGTTCGCAATAACTTAGCAACAACAAAGTGTTGTGAAAAGGCATGtgaacaggattcgaacctacacccTGGTGATTCTACTAGAACTGAAGTGTATTGCACTAGACTACTCAGCCACACATAACACTACTCTAAAGCTATGTAGTTAACAAATAAGTGTGTAGCATTTGTATGACTATCACCTCAACTTGTAAACAACATACCAGAAAAGATTACTCAACCTTTTCGATTGAGACCTACTTTTGAAAGGAACTATTTCTCAGCAGTTGAAAAGAGACTTTGGTTAAAAGGTATGAATAGTTCTGTTCATGCGATATGATGCCTGGCCACCCAGTGCTTTTATCAAACTGTGAACTTGGAACGCTTTCAGTTTTATCCTTGCCAGGAGATCCTTTGCCAGATGTCCAGATTGATGTAAGTTTGATGACTTGATATAGGAATTTACCCACAGAAACCTGATCCAGTATAGATT
The nucleotide sequence above comes from Asterias rubens chromosome 12, eAstRub1.3, whole genome shotgun sequence. Encoded proteins:
- the LOC117297409 gene encoding cysteine-rich protein 2-binding protein-like, yielding MSSTTKEAQLSGEDSVDMADTEEIDVVSMDTKSGDEVKVEVTTPDRTSPIPLAEPPGEPATPQDTDPQCYCDQPKAGLMLKCDMCKRMFHMVCLKTGNPSILDGDIFYTLRCEGCSHTHEEVVTRMKLTWQQVVILALYNLSLKKSGRKGFFRWKEDICEFISQHWTLIFGNSKAKTQTWHGTVAGVLSVSNKTLFKSGVTEFGEAGWWALMETKPPELRPEIPAGFGKQFGGGRKAKVPFEPTIKVEGLRNRKRGTSVESAIELKEKRSRTQEAKDIRKAKQATASEEQIKKVKPQREIDLDDSSMDSFGSESFGLPPSVPDSPSVLSLLGGDNSSDFLLSNLLNESDLTPAETIPSALMAGDEEDFVPPSKGIPLFRIPTPVLGSQCSNSSSCHEKEGDNEKESAKTVMGDTRAETVTKVMTRRSKVIEAVADDKPEEGPKFLPMSVYEEKQLLRVIEACPQAVDKDPVARRLRRKLLVRQEKRERGLPLFDLDATMQQILQKVTGIRSSEVSDLILSQSPLRHLSPSKVSSSMDSGDYRILDRFQMPNISLRPQKRHHTTFRARLVGCDEKAMFQSIISPYTSRVLKPFIRRDYESQPLKLRLMKEITHHPRHQSDPEFLPRPLASIDYCYLRPQHIPAVNGLCREFFWPGIDLSECLQYPDFSVVVLYRKVVIGFGFMVPDIKFNEAYISFLFVHPEWRDAGIGTFMVYHLIQTCMGKDVTLHVSATNSAMLLYQKFGFKPEEFVLDFYEKYYPQESKECRHAFFLRLRR